A genomic window from Haladaptatus caseinilyticus includes:
- a CDS encoding branched-chain amino acid ABC transporter permease gives MSIVSQLATILLNGLQQGAIYVLVAIGLSIILGTLKFVNFAHGALYLIGTYLGLLITLTIRVSDGKLAEWGFGQVGLGWGFLPALIIVPIIVFGVGLLMERFVARPFYDRPDTDQILLTFGLAIVVQEAFKILFGGQSYNFARPARTSLGPLELQLSGPISLPVVGTIGIWRLYVIAITAVLVALVYLLIEYTDFGLVVRAGTRDAEMVRLLGVKITRPYLMVFGVGAALAGIAGVVGGTLYAVNPNIGMDVLVPSFLVVVIGGVGSIRGAVVGGILIGLTLSSLVAVAPQWSQVGIYVLAAIILLTRPQGLLGSEEVAP, from the coding sequence GTGAGCATCGTTTCACAACTAGCGACGATCCTGCTGAACGGCCTTCAGCAGGGGGCCATCTACGTGTTGGTCGCTATTGGTCTGTCGATAATTCTCGGTACGCTGAAGTTCGTCAACTTCGCTCACGGGGCGTTGTATCTCATCGGGACGTATCTCGGGCTCCTCATTACGCTTACCATTCGAGTTAGCGACGGGAAACTGGCCGAGTGGGGATTCGGGCAAGTCGGTCTCGGTTGGGGATTCCTCCCAGCACTCATCATCGTTCCGATAATCGTGTTTGGGGTCGGTCTTCTGATGGAACGGTTTGTCGCCAGACCGTTCTACGATCGCCCCGATACCGACCAAATCCTGCTCACGTTCGGCCTCGCTATCGTCGTGCAGGAAGCGTTCAAGATCCTGTTCGGCGGTCAGAGCTACAACTTCGCTCGACCCGCCCGGACCAGTTTGGGTCCGCTCGAACTCCAACTGAGCGGTCCGATCAGCCTCCCAGTGGTAGGTACTATCGGAATCTGGCGGCTCTACGTCATCGCTATCACTGCCGTTTTGGTCGCGCTCGTGTACCTCCTCATCGAATACACGGATTTCGGCCTCGTCGTGCGTGCGGGGACACGCGACGCCGAGATGGTTCGGCTGCTCGGCGTGAAAATCACCCGACCGTATCTCATGGTGTTCGGAGTCGGTGCAGCACTCGCAGGTATCGCCGGCGTGGTCGGTGGGACGCTCTACGCGGTGAATCCGAACATCGGGATGGACGTTCTCGTTCCCTCCTTCCTCGTCGTCGTTATCGGCGGTGTGGGTAGCATTCGGGGCGCTGTCGTCGGCGGAATCCTCATCGGGCTTACCCTCTCGTCGCTCGTCGCAGTCGCGCCACAGTGGTCGCAGGTCGGCATCTACGTTCTCGCCGCGATCATCCTGCTAACGCGCCCACAAGGCCTGCTCGGGAGCGAGGAGGTAGCACCATGA
- a CDS encoding long-chain-fatty-acid--CoA ligase, translating into MKRELLVTDFLDRARDYYGDEEAVVATTGERYTYSEFGERADRVSAALAERGIEKGDRVAVLDPNTHYHLESAYGIMQLGAIHTPLNYRLTSNDFAYILSDAGVDAIIADHEYAPKIEAIRDDVPTKTFISNDAEKTEGDWEDFEDIIAETDPVYERPEMDEDEVITINYTSGTTGDPKGVMRTHRTEALHAYLITIHQEIRDDDTYLWTLPMFHVNGWGHIYAVTGMGAKHVCTRGIDAAAIFETVMDEDVSYFCAAPTVLNMLIEYYEEHDPETTGENEVRVGTAGSAPPEATIRTVEDDFGWYLKHVYGATETGPLITTSDARRLLGDGSERFSLKKRQGIGYLGTEVAVVDEDGEDVARDNASIGEIVVRGNQVMEGYWEKPDATEEAFTDRREGWYHTGDLAVVDEHGMVSIQDRKKDIIISGGENISSIELEDTLFDHEKVSDVAVIPAPSDEWGETPKAFIIPATGDPDEPGVTEEEIREFTREQMAGYKAVSHVEFVDELPTTATGKVQKYELREREWDDEDRMVGQG; encoded by the coding sequence ATGAAGCGGGAACTACTCGTGACCGACTTTTTAGACCGAGCACGGGACTATTATGGCGACGAGGAAGCGGTCGTGGCGACGACGGGGGAACGATACACCTACAGCGAATTCGGCGAGCGCGCCGACCGCGTCTCGGCCGCGCTCGCGGAGCGCGGTATCGAGAAAGGTGACCGGGTTGCCGTTCTCGACCCGAACACGCATTACCACCTCGAATCGGCCTACGGAATCATGCAGTTGGGCGCGATTCACACGCCGCTCAACTACCGCCTCACGTCGAACGATTTCGCCTACATCCTGAGCGACGCCGGAGTCGATGCGATAATCGCGGATCACGAATATGCTCCGAAGATCGAGGCGATTCGCGACGACGTGCCGACGAAGACGTTCATCAGCAACGACGCCGAAAAAACCGAGGGCGACTGGGAGGACTTCGAGGACATCATCGCGGAGACCGACCCTGTTTACGAACGGCCGGAGATGGACGAGGACGAGGTAATCACCATCAACTACACGTCCGGAACGACGGGTGACCCGAAAGGAGTAATGCGAACCCATCGAACCGAGGCGCTCCACGCCTATCTCATCACGATTCATCAGGAAATTCGAGACGACGATACCTACCTCTGGACGCTCCCGATGTTCCACGTCAACGGGTGGGGACACATCTACGCAGTCACGGGAATGGGTGCGAAACACGTCTGCACCCGCGGTATCGACGCGGCGGCGATTTTCGAGACGGTGATGGACGAGGACGTGTCGTACTTCTGTGCCGCGCCGACGGTGCTAAACATGCTCATCGAATACTACGAGGAACACGATCCTGAGACGACCGGCGAGAACGAGGTTCGTGTCGGGACCGCGGGAAGTGCCCCGCCGGAAGCGACTATCCGGACCGTCGAGGACGATTTCGGGTGGTATCTGAAACACGTCTACGGCGCGACCGAGACGGGACCGCTCATCACCACCTCGGACGCCAGACGGCTGTTGGGCGATGGCTCGGAGCGGTTCTCCTTGAAGAAGCGACAGGGAATCGGCTACCTCGGCACCGAAGTCGCAGTGGTGGACGAGGACGGCGAGGACGTGGCGCGGGATAACGCCTCCATCGGCGAAATCGTGGTCCGTGGCAATCAGGTGATGGAAGGCTACTGGGAGAAACCGGACGCGACCGAGGAGGCGTTTACCGACCGTCGGGAGGGTTGGTATCACACGGGCGACCTCGCGGTCGTTGACGAACACGGCATGGTGTCGATACAGGACCGCAAAAAGGATATCATCATCAGTGGAGGCGAAAACATCTCCAGCATCGAACTGGAGGATACCCTCTTCGATCACGAGAAAGTGAGCGACGTGGCGGTTATTCCGGCACCGAGCGACGAGTGGGGAGAGACGCCGAAGGCGTTCATCATTCCGGCGACCGGGGACCCCGACGAACCGGGCGTTACGGAGGAGGAAATCCGCGAGTTCACGCGGGAGCAGATGGCCGGGTACAAAGCGGTCAGCCATGTGGAGTTCGTGGACGAGTTGCCGACGACAGCGACCGGAAAGGTCCAAAAGTACGAACTTCGCGAACGGGAGTGGGACGACGAGGACCGGATGGTCGGACAGGGATGA
- a CDS encoding substrate-binding protein — protein sequence MANDGTGQTRRDVVKMTGAAGVAGIAGLTGCLSDGGGGGGGGNNGDYPALGNFPVQGDKVTFGFNVPQSGPYASEGKDELRAYKLAVKHLNNGGGWVDNWEDLSGDGILDKQVDYVTGDTGTDSDQARKQASRMISRDNVMMISGGSSSAVAIAVQGLCQQKKVMFMACLTHSNDTTGKDCERYGFREMFNAYMTGQALAPVVTKEYGKDLKFYQLYADYSWGKTQQASMKQFFEKEGWTQVNSVATPLGTKDYNSYLSEAANSGADALFLNHYGLDGANSLKGAIQAGLDQNMEIVMPLYNRPMAQAAGGAIEGIYGTVAWDSQIDNEPSNSFTKFFGQEYNGRVPSGPAQLAYAQTLQYAAAAERAGTFYPPEVIKQLEGHEYSNLGMEQETMRKCDHQAQRAVPVVKGLPKSEQKSGKYFEIVQITSRDKLGYECGQGPAAECDLGPYK from the coding sequence ATGGCAAATGATGGCACGGGTCAAACCCGTCGAGACGTGGTGAAGATGACCGGTGCGGCAGGCGTTGCAGGTATCGCTGGACTCACTGGCTGTTTGAGTGACGGCGGCGGTGGCGGCGGCGGTGGTAACAACGGGGATTACCCAGCGCTCGGGAACTTCCCGGTCCAAGGAGACAAGGTCACGTTCGGATTCAACGTACCCCAGTCGGGTCCCTACGCTTCAGAGGGAAAGGACGAACTTCGAGCGTACAAACTCGCGGTAAAACATCTGAACAACGGCGGCGGCTGGGTCGACAACTGGGAAGACCTCTCTGGCGACGGCATCCTCGACAAACAAGTCGATTACGTGACCGGCGACACGGGCACCGACTCGGACCAAGCCCGCAAGCAAGCGTCGCGGATGATAAGCCGTGACAACGTCATGATGATATCCGGCGGGTCGTCGAGTGCGGTGGCTATCGCCGTCCAAGGGCTCTGTCAGCAGAAGAAGGTCATGTTCATGGCCTGTCTGACGCACTCCAACGATACGACGGGGAAAGACTGCGAACGATACGGCTTCCGTGAGATGTTCAACGCCTACATGACGGGGCAGGCACTCGCACCCGTGGTGACGAAGGAGTACGGAAAGGATCTCAAGTTCTACCAACTGTACGCCGACTACAGTTGGGGGAAAACACAGCAGGCATCGATGAAGCAGTTCTTCGAGAAGGAGGGGTGGACGCAGGTCAATAGCGTGGCCACGCCGCTGGGAACCAAGGATTACAACTCGTATCTCTCGGAGGCGGCCAACTCCGGAGCCGACGCCCTGTTCTTGAACCACTACGGGCTCGACGGTGCGAACTCGCTCAAAGGGGCGATTCAAGCGGGGCTAGATCAGAATATGGAAATCGTGATGCCCCTCTACAACCGTCCGATGGCGCAGGCCGCGGGCGGCGCAATCGAGGGGATTTACGGCACCGTCGCGTGGGACTCACAGATCGACAACGAGCCCTCGAACTCGTTCACGAAGTTCTTCGGACAGGAGTACAACGGCCGGGTTCCATCGGGACCCGCCCAGCTCGCGTACGCCCAGACGCTCCAGTACGCGGCGGCGGCCGAGCGAGCCGGGACGTTCTATCCCCCGGAGGTCATCAAACAGCTCGAAGGTCACGAGTATAGCAACCTCGGGATGGAACAGGAGACGATGCGCAAGTGCGACCACCAAGCCCAACGCGCGGTACCGGTCGTGAAGGGACTGCCGAAATCCGAGCAAAAATCCGGCAAGTACTTCGAAATCGTCCAAATCACGTCCCGTGACAAACTCGGATACGAGTGTGGGCAGGGGCCAGCCGCGGAGTGTGACCTGGGTCCGTACAAATAA